In uncultured Bacteroides sp., the following proteins share a genomic window:
- the ltrA gene encoding group II intron reverse transcriptase/maturase: MKGRMQKISAVNDSCPQKNRTESEGYAGVQTFIGITENNLTEVHFTKYDLLERILSPANLNKAYKQVVSNGGSGGVDKMETEELLPFLKLHKDELVTSLMDGNYHPNPVRRVEIPKENGKKRQLGIPTVVDRLIQQAISQVLSPIYEREFSNNSFGFRPKRSAHKALRTAQNYINAGNKYAVDLDLEKFFDTVNQSKLIEILSRRIKDGRVISLIHKYLRAGIIIGHKFEESSRGVPQGGPLSPLLSNIMLNELDKELERRGHPFVRYADDCMIFCKSKRSASRTMKHIICFIEETLFLRVNREKTKAGYVRGMKFLGYSFYNSKGGFRLSVHSKSYMKLKVRLKELTGRSNGMGYNKRKYELHQFIRGWIEYFKLADMQNHLKRIDQWLRRRLRMCIWKSWKNVSTRITNLLRCGIDRWHAQKWGYVKGYWRIAGSPILSCAIDTDKLRNAGYPMMLDYYSKMYRK; the protein is encoded by the coding sequence ATGAAGGGAAGAATGCAGAAAATATCAGCAGTGAATGATAGCTGCCCGCAAAAGAATAGGACGGAATCCGAAGGCTATGCGGGAGTGCAGACTTTTATAGGGATTACTGAAAACAACCTCACGGAAGTGCATTTTACAAAATATGATTTACTGGAACGTATCTTGTCGCCTGCCAATTTGAACAAGGCTTATAAACAGGTAGTGTCGAATGGTGGCAGTGGAGGTGTCGATAAGATGGAAACGGAAGAACTTCTTCCGTTTCTGAAACTCCATAAAGATGAACTGGTAACATCTTTAATGGATGGTAATTACCATCCTAATCCAGTCCGTAGGGTAGAAATCCCTAAGGAGAATGGCAAGAAGCGCCAGCTTGGTATCCCTACCGTAGTTGACCGTCTTATCCAGCAAGCCATATCACAAGTTTTGTCTCCGATTTATGAACGGGAATTCAGTAACAACAGCTTCGGTTTTCGTCCGAAACGCAGTGCGCATAAAGCGCTGCGAACAGCCCAGAACTATATTAATGCAGGCAATAAATATGCGGTAGATTTAGATCTGGAGAAGTTTTTCGACACGGTCAACCAAAGCAAGCTGATAGAAATTCTTTCCCGCAGGATAAAAGATGGGCGAGTGATTTCTCTTATCCATAAATATCTCCGCGCGGGAATTATAATTGGTCATAAATTTGAGGAAAGCAGTCGGGGAGTTCCTCAAGGTGGTCCCCTTAGTCCGCTACTGAGCAATATAATGCTCAATGAACTGGATAAAGAGCTGGAACGCCGAGGACATCCATTTGTCCGCTATGCAGATGATTGCATGATATTTTGCAAAAGTAAACGCTCTGCCAGTCGTACGATGAAGCACATCATTTGTTTTATCGAAGAAACCCTCTTCCTGAGGGTAAACCGAGAGAAAACGAAAGCAGGATATGTGCGGGGCATGAAGTTCTTAGGTTACTCCTTTTATAATAGCAAAGGAGGATTTCGCTTATCTGTACACTCCAAAAGTTACATGAAACTGAAAGTTCGTTTGAAAGAACTGACAGGTCGCAGTAATGGCATGGGATACAATAAACGCAAATACGAACTTCATCAATTCATTCGTGGCTGGATTGAATACTTCAAACTTGCAGACATGCAAAATCATCTGAAGAGGATAGATCAATGGCTCCGTCGCCGGCTTCGTATGTGTATATGGAAAAGTTGGAAGAATGTCAGTACTCGTATAACCAATCTATTGCGTTGCGGTATTGATAGATGGCATGCTCAGAAATGGGGATATGTGAAAGGTTACTGGCGAATAGCTGGCAGCCCGATTCTTAGCTGTGCAATTGATACAGATAAATTGCGAAATGCAGGTTATCCAATGATGTTGGATTATTACAGTAAAATGTATCGTAAATAA
- a CDS encoding ISAs1 family transposase: MSIISLCKQINDTRIDRKKEHSVESIVYIAMAAVLCGADSWNEIEEFGNSRKDFFAERISSFRNVPSHDTFNRFFSSLSPDYFERVFRYWMSEICEKYEGVVAIDGKTIRGASKCTRSNPEGESRFKLHMVSAWAAANGVTLGQVKVNRKSNEITAIPELLSALDLQNCIVTIDAMGCQKAIAKKIIDKEADYVLHVKNNQRKLYVDLRAWFEELDRNESDKNIAYSETQHAKYRTEETGHGRKEIRECFVYNHEGFEVFFKEWKGIKSIVRVTSERTIIKTGEISLEKRYYITSLGLEPQKIAEAVRAHWSVENNLHWQLDVSFGEDAGRKTGNAAQNFSLMNKIALMILKKSPRKGSIKGKRKAAGWDQGFLCELLLAQNF, encoded by the coding sequence ATGAGCATAATTAGTCTTTGTAAACAAATCAACGATACTCGTATTGACAGAAAAAAGGAACATTCAGTAGAATCGATAGTATATATTGCCATGGCTGCAGTTCTTTGTGGTGCTGATTCTTGGAATGAGATAGAAGAGTTTGGTAACTCCAGGAAAGATTTCTTTGCTGAACGTATTTCTTCTTTCAGGAATGTTCCCTCACATGATACCTTTAATCGCTTTTTTAGTAGTCTTTCACCCGATTATTTTGAACGTGTTTTCCGTTATTGGATGTCTGAAATTTGTGAAAAATATGAAGGAGTTGTGGCCATTGATGGAAAAACCATACGGGGTGCCAGCAAATGCACCCGCTCCAATCCAGAAGGAGAATCTCGTTTTAAACTTCATATGGTAAGTGCCTGGGCAGCAGCTAATGGGGTAACCTTAGGACAGGTCAAGGTAAATAGGAAAAGCAACGAGATTACGGCTATTCCTGAACTCCTTAGCGCTCTTGATCTACAGAACTGCATAGTGACGATTGATGCCATGGGATGTCAAAAGGCAATAGCCAAAAAGATTATCGATAAAGAAGCAGACTATGTTCTTCATGTAAAAAACAACCAAAGAAAACTGTATGTCGATTTACGGGCATGGTTTGAAGAGTTGGACAGAAATGAGAGTGATAAAAATATAGCATATAGTGAAACTCAACATGCCAAATACCGGACGGAGGAAACAGGACATGGACGCAAAGAAATCAGGGAATGCTTTGTATACAATCATGAAGGATTTGAGGTGTTTTTTAAAGAGTGGAAAGGAATAAAATCAATAGTAAGAGTTACTTCAGAAAGAACAATCATTAAGACAGGGGAGATATCTTTAGAAAAGAGATATTATATAACTTCCTTAGGTTTAGAGCCTCAGAAAATAGCAGAAGCAGTACGAGCGCACTGGTCTGTGGAAAACAATTTGCACTGGCAGTTAGATGTTTCCTTTGGAGAAGACGCCGGAAGAAAAACAGGAAATGCTGCCCAGAACTTTTCATTAATGAATAAGATAGCACTTATGATACTAAAGAAAAGTCCAAGAAAAGGCAGCATTAAAGGAAAAAGAAAAGCAGCCGGATGGGATCAAGGGTTCCTCTGTGAACTTTTATTGGCGCAAAATTTTTAA
- a CDS encoding ribonuclease HII, with translation MLLPYLNKDLIEAGCDEAGRGCLAGSVFAAAVILPVDFKNELLNDSKQLNEKQRYALREVVEKEAIAWAVGIVTPEEIDKINILNASILAMHRAVDQLTVIPQHLIIDGNRFKKYNEIPHTTVVKGDGKYLSIAAASILAKTYRDDYMNRLHQEFPVYDWDHNKGYPTKKHRAGIAQHGTTPYHRMTFNLLGDGQLSLDF, from the coding sequence ATGTTATTACCCTACTTAAATAAAGACCTGATAGAAGCCGGATGCGATGAGGCTGGACGCGGTTGCCTGGCAGGATCTGTCTTTGCAGCAGCTGTTATTCTTCCTGTGGATTTTAAGAATGAACTGTTGAACGATTCCAAACAGTTGAACGAAAAGCAACGCTATGCCCTTCGTGAAGTGGTTGAAAAGGAGGCTATAGCTTGGGCAGTGGGTATTGTTACTCCCGAAGAAATTGATAAAATCAATATCCTTAACGCTTCTATCCTCGCCATGCATCGTGCGGTAGACCAACTAACCGTTATACCACAGCATCTTATTATTGACGGAAACAGATTTAAGAAGTATAACGAGATTCCTCACACCACCGTTGTAAAAGGTGACGGTAAATACCTGTCCATTGCTGCTGCATCCATTCTGGCGAAAACTTACAGGGATGATTATATGAACCGCCTGCATCAGGAGTTTCCGGTGTACGACTGGGATCACAACAAAGGCTACCCAACCAAGAAACACCGTGCCGGAATTGCTCAACACGGCACCACTCCCTATCACCGCATGACTTTTAACCTGCTGGGCGACGGACAACTCTCGCTTGATTTCTAG
- the pelA gene encoding pectate lyase → MRKHLICIILMMLTVPAFAQQQLSPKDYEYSSREWKKIVRESPDAFFQTDEAKRIADNVLAYQRETGGWPKNLPIHRPLGDELDIVLSDKKKRNDSTTDNDATILEMTYLARLYRQLPEERYKKAFLQGVEFLLSGQYDNGGWPQFWPENRGYQVQITYNDNAMVQTLMVIRDLRNGVAPFDLLVDDAMKARLTKAFNKGIECILNTQIIVKGEPTVWCQQHDYKTLKPTSARSYELASYCSAESASLVRLLMELPNPDKRIKDAVNGAMKWFEAHKLTGIRVERFTNENGKADTRVVNDDNAEPIWARFYNLEQEKPLFCDRNGIPLKTLAEVGHERRNGYSWYNKAPASLNKQYEKWKKKYM, encoded by the coding sequence ATGAGAAAACATTTAATTTGCATCATTTTAATGATGCTGACAGTGCCTGCATTTGCACAGCAACAGCTTAGTCCAAAAGATTATGAATACTCATCAAGGGAGTGGAAAAAAATAGTAAGGGAAAGCCCGGATGCCTTCTTCCAGACAGACGAAGCAAAACGAATTGCTGATAACGTATTGGCATATCAGCGGGAAACGGGTGGATGGCCTAAGAATCTTCCAATTCATCGTCCGCTTGGCGACGAACTGGATATTGTGTTGAGCGACAAGAAGAAACGCAATGACTCTACGACTGACAACGATGCTACTATACTGGAAATGACTTATTTAGCCAGACTTTACCGGCAGTTACCGGAAGAACGCTACAAGAAAGCCTTCTTACAAGGTGTAGAGTTTTTGCTTAGTGGACAATACGATAATGGAGGTTGGCCACAGTTCTGGCCTGAGAATCGTGGATACCAGGTACAGATTACTTATAACGACAATGCAATGGTGCAGACTTTAATGGTTATCCGTGACCTGCGCAACGGTGTGGCACCATTTGATTTATTGGTAGATGATGCAATGAAAGCCCGCCTAACAAAAGCTTTTAATAAGGGTATAGAATGCATACTCAACACACAAATTATTGTAAAAGGTGAACCAACCGTATGGTGCCAGCAACATGATTACAAGACTTTAAAGCCCACTTCAGCCCGTTCATACGAATTGGCTTCTTATTGTTCGGCAGAAAGTGCTTCTTTGGTGCGCCTGTTGATGGAACTTCCCAATCCTGATAAACGGATTAAAGATGCCGTTAACGGAGCTATGAAATGGTTCGAAGCACATAAATTGACAGGAATCCGGGTAGAACGTTTCACTAACGAGAACGGCAAGGCTGACACTCGTGTGGTGAATGACGATAATGCCGAACCAATATGGGCCCGCTTTTATAACTTAGAGCAAGAGAAGCCGCTATTCTGTGACCGTAACGGCATACCACTCAAAACATTAGCAGAAGTGGGACACGAAAGACGAAATGGATACAGTTGGTATAATAAAGCACCGGCAAGCCTCAACAAGCAGTATGAAAAATGGAAAAAGAAATATATGTAA